The sequence below is a genomic window from Nitrospirota bacterium.
GAGTAAAGTTGCACTCCACTATCTTAGGGACAAGGATAAGAATGAGGTGGATTTCCTGACACTCATTGATAATAGCCATCGCTAATAATCGAGGTAAAGGAAAGTGATGATGAATTTTCAAAATCACTTTATAAGTTTCATGCATTCCTGAAAGACGTAAAACCAATCCAGCTTGTATATTTGCTGAAGAGGAAAAAATCTACAAGGACAATGCAGATGCTGCCGGTTCATGAATTCCTTGCCGGCATTGATCTTATGCATTAGTTAACCTGCCGGGAATAACAAAGCCACAGCCCTTTTTTTCTTATCATCATTTCCCATTGGCGGCAGATTCATTGCCTCAACTAAATAAACAGGATTGGCTGGTATATCCCAGTCCTCAGTTCCGCTTGTAATCTCGTTTGTCTCAATCGTACGGTAAACAGACGAATTATCAGGTACAGATTTGTTGCGGTGAATGAAGTATCTGAACCCAGGTGAGGTGATGGTATAAAGAACCCTCATTTTCGGAACTGCTCCATCACGGAGTGGATTTTCAGATTTCCTGAAACCCTCCTCAAGAAATACTGCGGCACATACCTTCAACCCACTGCCGGTCATCTTAATAATTGTGGCGGTTTTGGATGCCCTGAACAATTCTGATAATTGCGGTACTGCCCTCATAGAAATGCCGTACTGCCTCAGATTATCAAGGAAATAGTCCCCGGGTAGCAGAAGTTCGGAGGCCGCAATATCACACAGCGTTTCCACCTCTCTATTCGGATCTATGTTGTCAGTTTTTTTTGACCTCATCTGAATAAATCCGGAATGGTCAGGGAAAAAGGTATGTGCAATCTCATGGCAGATAGAGAAGTTCCGGCGCTCAGGGAGTTGAACAGATGTATTTAACAGGATGTTCATAGAGCCGTCACCGGCAGGATAAATCATGGCATCTGCTTCAAGATGTATTTCTGCAGGGATAATCTTTATGCCCAGCAGTCCGGCAAGAATAGCAGGATCAAAAGGCGGGCCGCTCCATCCGCAATCTACTGCATACCGGAAAAGGCTTTTCGCCTTCTCCCGGATAATTGCCTCAGGATTATTGTCCAATCCGCCGGACGCCATAGATTCTTCTATAAGACTGATTACAGAAGGGTGTCTCCATCTGCGGTTGTTGAGTCGCAACTCCCCCCTCCTTACTTACCGCCGGTTACCCTGTAAATCGTCTCGCATAAATAAGCCCAGTCCTCCTTGCTCATCGCCCCCTTTTTTCTTGTCTTCACCTGAGTCAGGGCACGGATAATATCTTCAGGCACAGGATTGCCGCCCCTTCTCCGTTCCTCAAGAAACTCCTCCAGAGTCTTATCCTTAATCTCAGGAATGTTTATTGCGTTAACCTTCTGAAGTTCAAGAATGTCTGCAATAGTGACATCCATGGCATCAGCAAGTTTCTTCAGGGTATCAACGGACGGGCTTATGATGATTTCATTCTCAAGCTGTGAGATATACCCCTTGGACACCCCGGACTTTTCAGCCAGCTCAGGGAGAGTCAGGTTCTTTAATTTCCGAAGGTTGGCGACCCTCTTACCTACATGACCTTTTGGATACTTCATCAGTAAATCCTCCATAATCACAGTAGCATATATGGTTCAGTGTTGTAAACAAAAAATGAAAAATGTTAAGCTTGACAAAGCAGGTTTAGGAAGCTAAACTAAATAACCTTATTAGTTCATAATAAAAGAAAGGAGAGTTTACGATGAAAGATGTACAAGCCTATTTTAAAGGATTCAGGGTCAATGAACCTCAGACTTATGAGAATCTGACGATTTTCCCATTATTCAGAGAGGAGGCGCCGGGAACATATTACCTTATGCTGGACGAGGCCCTGAAGAAGGGCATAGTCACAGTGACCGAGGTCAATGACACCGGCAGGTTTGCAGAGCTATGGCTCAGAAACGATGCAGACATTCCAATACTCCTGCTTGACGGTGAAGAGCTTGCAGGGGCAAAACAGGACAGGATACTCAATGCGTCCATACTTGTGCCCGCGGAAACAGCCATGACAGACCCTAAGCTGTGTTGAGCAGGGGAGATGGCACTACAAGAGCAGGACATTCTGCTCAAAAGACCGGATGTATAAACCAACCGACAGAGGCAGAAAGGCAAAGAGGGTATACATGTCAGTTAAATCAGGCCGCGGCTTCAATGCCGGACAATCAGATGTTTGGGAAGAAGTCGCGTGTCTCCATACAAGATTTGGAACTCATTCAAAGACAAGTGCGATGGCCGATATTTACGATAACCAGAAGGGAAACCTCGAATCCTACATCAACGGCTTTTCAATAGCAGATGGCCAAACCGGCTTCGTTGCCCTGATTAACGGAAACATCATCGGCCTTGAAGCCCTGAGCCTCCCCGAAGCCTTCAAACAAACCTGGCCCAAATTGATCAAAAGCTACGCCCTTGATGCGATAGATATGAGATTGGATAGCAACGAAAAAGTATCCCCTGATCCAAACACCCTCCCCCCTTGCGGGGGAGGGCAGGGTGGGGGGAATATGGGTGCCTCTATCATCCCCCCTTTAGAAAAGGGGGACAAGGGGGGATTTGGCGTCACGAGAGATTTCATAACAAACTGGCTCTCCACCATCACCCCCCCCCAAAACATCTCATTCCACAAATCCCCCGGCCTCGGCAATGACATCAGATGGGATGAGACCGGCACAGCAGGATTTGTGTTGGAATATAATGACGAGGCGGTGCATACAGCGGTATTTGCGGTGGGGGAGTAAGAATTACTCTGGTATTGGGTAAAAGAACTGGTGACAAAGTTGGAATGCCTTTTTTATACACAATAACAAATTGGGCAACAGCCTGTTGCCTATTTTGCGAATAATACTGAGGCTCTTGCAAAAGTCTTGAAAAAGTGGAATTTGTCATTCCCACGAAAGTGGGAATCCATTCTTTTCAATATGTTGCAAAACCTCTGGATTCCCGTTTTCACGGGAATGACGACTTTTGCAAGAGCCTCTACTGTTATCCTAATTATCAGAAGAGAACTTTGAGCATAATATATTGAACGAATTACCCACATACTGCGGGGCACATCATTGCAATCAATACAAAATGCAAAATATTGAAAGGCAATTTATTGTTTTCAGTATGCATCTTCCTAAATTGATTGAACCTAATGCTTTCTTTTATAACAATGATAATGAGGGATTAAGTAAACGATTATCTGTCAATAGCTCTTAATATTTTTCTTATGCTTTTGTTTATGCTATTCTTAATCTCATATTCCCACAGCCGCACTACTTTCCAGCCTTCTTTTTTTAATAGCCTATTAACTTTGCGATCTCTTTTTCTATTGCTGTCTATTTTATTAGACCAATATAGAACATTGGTTTTTGGCATTATACATCTTGTCTTATGTCCATGCCAAAAGTCAGAATCAATAAAAACAGTAACTTTCTTTCTGCGAAAAACAAAATCAGGTTTACCCACTATATTAGATACATGGGATGTAAAATAAATCTTCCTGCGTTTAAGTTCCACAGCAATTAACTGTTCGGGCTTTGTTCCAACTGAACGGATATTCTGCATGTTTTTATGTCTTTGCTCTTTTGTTAAGTTGTCCATAATCGTTAATAAAGTCTTTCAGAATTTTTCTATTAATTAATTCCCAAAGATAAAGCGCTGCTAATGTTTCACAGTTACAAACGTATTTTTTAATTTTCTTAGTATTATTATGACCAAATAATACTTTACACGCATTTTTTATCCCTGTATCATTTTCAGGCCAGACATCCATTCGACCGAAATAAAAAATACCGATCATATCTGCGGACCATCTTCCAAAGCCCCATATACTGGAGATCTCTTTTCTATACTCTTCTATGGGTAATTGGCCCCACTTCATCCATGCG
It includes:
- a CDS encoding helix-turn-helix transcriptional regulator, with the translated sequence MKYPKGHVGKRVANLRKLKNLTLPELAEKSGVSKGYISQLENEIIISPSVDTLKKLADAMDVTIADILELQKVNAINIPEIKDKTLEEFLEERRRGGNPVPEDIIRALTQVKTRKKGAMSKEDWAYLCETIYRVTGGK
- a CDS encoding ImmA/IrrE family metallo-endopeptidase — translated: MRLNNRRWRHPSVISLIEESMASGGLDNNPEAIIREKAKSLFRYAVDCGWSGPPFDPAILAGLLGIKIIPAEIHLEADAMIYPAGDGSMNILLNTSVQLPERRNFSICHEIAHTFFPDHSGFIQMRSKKTDNIDPNREVETLCDIAASELLLPGDYFLDNLRQYGISMRAVPQLSELFRASKTATIIKMTGSGLKVCAAVFLEEGFRKSENPLRDGAVPKMRVLYTITSPGFRYFIHRNKSVPDNSSVYRTIETNEITSGTEDWDIPANPVYLVEAMNLPPMGNDDKKKRAVALLFPAG
- a CDS encoding very short patch repair endonuclease, producing MDNLTKEQRHKNMQNIRSVGTKPEQLIAVELKRRKIYFTSHVSNIVGKPDFVFRRKKVTVFIDSDFWHGHKTRCIMPKTNVLYWSNKIDSNRKRDRKVNRLLKKEGWKVVRLWEYEIKNSINKSIRKILRAIDR